The following are from one region of the Melitaea cinxia chromosome 7, ilMelCinx1.1, whole genome shotgun sequence genome:
- the LOC123655205 gene encoding cytochrome b5-related protein-like yields MPPNNSDYLEVAHQRAIEKKTHVSFPQLKYPSLREEGLRDPVQWLMGKAMDDGAEGLWRVHDKLYDLKEFVENHPGGAEWLELTKGTDITEAFESHHIKKIAEDMLQQFYVRDAKTPRNSPFTFKEDGFFRTLKRAVREELKKVPKDVSKNTDMITDGLLVTFLLSSAMSCWATNYWVIWMSYIVASVTLGWVVVASHNYIHRRSNWRMYIFNLSLWSYRDFRVSHALSHHLYPNTLMDLEISGFEPMIIWTPRKDKPIYNKFIFLFELVFLPLVFIMNFIKRVTLFCTRDNFFKNHFRWHDCVGFITPLWMYLVSGASLYDVFIMWLWIVCTGSFVFATIGINAAHHHPQIFKDGDQVSDVTPDWGMHELEAVMDRPEINNNHFKVMTFFGHHALHHLFPTLDHAALEYLYPVFLENCEKFRANFRLMSQLDLFIGQLKMTQKKDPTLLDERK; encoded by the exons atgccGCCAAATAACAGTGATTATTTGGAAGTCGCCCATCAGAGGGCTATTGAAAAGAAAACTCACGTTAGTTTTCCGCAACTTAAGTATCCATCATTAAGAGAAGAAGGCTTAAGAGATCCAGTACAATGGCTTATGGGCAAGGCTATGGATGACGGTGCTGAAGGTCTATGGCGAGTGCACGACAAATTGTACGACTTGAAGGAATTTGTTGAAAATCATCCAGGAGGCGCGGAATGGCTGGAACTTACGAAG GGCACTGATATAACTGAAGCCTTCGAAAGCcaccacataaaaaaaatcgctGAGGATATGTTACAGCAATTTTATGTACGCGATGCTAAAACTCCAAGAAATTCGCCATTCACATTCAAAGAGGATGGATTTTTCAGAACACTAAAAAGAGCGGTAAGGGAAGAGCTAAAGAAAGTACCTAAAGATGTTTCTAAGAATACTGACATGATCACAGATGGTTTGCTAGTAACATTTCTCCTATCTTCGGCCATGTCATGTTGGGCAACTAATTATTGGGTTATTTGGATGTCCTATATTGTAGCATCTGTTACTTTGGGTTGGGTTGTGGTTGCTTCTCACAACTATATTCATAGAAGATCTAATTGGAGAATGTACATTTTCAATTTAAGCTTATGGTCTTACAG AGATTTTCGAGTGTCTCACGCACTTTCACATCATCTTTACCCGAACACTCTAATGGATTTGGAAATTAGTGGTTTCGAGCCTATGATAATATGGACACCTCGGAAAGATAAACCAATATACAATAAGttcatctttttatttgagCTAGTGTTCTTACCGCTCGTATTTATCATGAATTTCATAAAAAG AGTGACTCTTTTCTGTACACGAgacaatttctttaaaaatcattttcgtTGGCACGATTGCGTGGGATTCATAACGCCTCTGTGGATGTATCTTGTCAGCGGAGCCAGTTTATACGACGTCTTCATTATGTGGCTATGGATAGTTTGCACTGGAAGTTTCGTATTCGCTACGATTGGAATCAATGCTGCGCATCATCACccacaaatatttaaagatgGCGATCAAGTCag tgatGTTACGCCGGACTGGGGGATGCACGAGCTTGAGGCAGTTATGGACCGTCCCGAAATTAATAACAACCACTTTAAAGTAATGACTTTCTTCGGACACCACGCTTTACATCATCTTTTCCCGACACTTGACCACGCTGCTTTGGAATATTTGTATCCAGTATTTCTAGAGAATTGTGAAAAGTTCCGAGCAAATTTCAGGTTGATGTCACAGTTAGACCTATTCATTGGTCAGCTCAAAATGACTCAGAAGAAGGACCCGACACTTCTTGATGAACGGAAATGA
- the LOC123655022 gene encoding cytochrome b5-related protein-like — MTPKKSEWTAEANERASKKKTHVSFPQLKYPSLRDEGLRDPIQWLTGKSMDDGAEGLWRVHDKLYDFTSFMKNHPGGEEWLKLTKGTDITEAFESHHLSPTTEKMLRKFYIRDAKTPRNSPFTFHEDGFYKNLKRAVHEALKKIPQDASAIADRITDGLFATLICSSSLACWIENYYVATFWYVIASLSLAMLTVTCHNYIHRRTNWRMYLFNMSMWSYRDFRVSHVLSHHLYTNTLMDLEISSLEPFLFYNPRKDKPLHGRLGFITEFFLFPFIFLFSFAKRFLSIFLRKGFFKAHYSWHDAIGFLLPLCMWFTSGSDFLPVLYTWLWINCTGSLIFFLIAVNAAHHHPEVLKDGDQPRSETPDWGEHQVIALLDRKDINGNTFAVMTLFGEHALHHLFPTLDHSILKYLHPVFIELCDKYRANYRTSTQFQMVLGQIKETMRTDFKTVNK, encoded by the exons ATGACTCCCAAAAAATCTGAGTGGACTGCAGAAGCTAATGAACGAGCTTCCAAAAAGAAAACACACGTCAGCTTCCCTCAATTGAAGTATCCTTCTTTAAGAGATGAAGGTCTTAGGGATCCCATACAATGGCTTACTGGTAAATCAATGGACGATGGAGCAGAGGGCCTGTGGCGAGTGCATGATAAATTATACGACTTCACGAGTTTTATGAAGAATCATCCCGGTGGAGAAGAATGGCTAAAATTGACTaag GGTACTGATATAACTGAGGCTTTCGAATCGCACCACTTAAGTCCAACTACagaaaaaatgttaagaaaattttatataagagACGCAAAAACGCCAAGAAATTCTCCATTCACTTTTCACGAGGacggtttttataaaaatctaaaaagagCAGTTCATGAAGCGCTAAAGAAAATCCCTCAAGATGCATCCGCTATTGCCGACAGAATAACGGATGGACTGTTCGCGACACTAATATGTAGCTCTTCTTTAGCCTGTTGGATTGAAAACTATTATGTTGCGACGTTTTGGTATGTTATTGCGTCTCTGAGTCTCGCAATGCTAACTGTGACATGTCACAATTATATACACCGCAGAACAAACTGGAGAATGTATCTTTTTAATATGAGCATGTGGTCATACAG agACTTCCGAGTATCTCATGTACTTTCCCATCATCTGTATACAAACACATTGATGGATCTAGAAATAAGTTCGCTAGAACCATTCCTTTTTTATAATCCCAGGAAAGATAAACCACTACATGGCAGATTGGGATTTATTACAGAGTTCTTTTTATTTCCTTTCATCTTTTTATTCAGCTTTGCTAAAAG ATTCCTAAGCATATTCCTACGAAAAGGGTTTTTCAAAGCACATTACAGTTGGCACGATGCCATTGGCTTTTTGTTACCGTTGTGTATGTGGTTCACAAGTGGTAGCGATTTCTTGCCTGTACTCTACACGTGGCTCTGGATCAATTGCACCGGAAGTCTTATTTTTTTCCTCATCGCTGTTAACGCTGCACATCATCACCCCGAGGTCTTAAAAGATGGCGATCAACCAAG AAGTGAAACTCCAGACTGGGGTGAACATCAGGTAATAGCACTTCTCGATCGCAAAGATATCAATGGCAACACTTTCGCTGTTATGACTCTATTTGGAGAACATGCCTTACATCACTTATTCCCGACGCTAGATCACTCTATCCTCAAATATTTACACCCAGTGTTTATAGAACTGTGCGATAAATATCGAGCAAATTACAGAACTTCGACGCAATTTCAAATGGTTCTGGGTCAGATTAAGGAGACAATGCGAACAGATTTCAAAACGGTTAATAAGTAA